The Burkholderiales bacterium sequence TGCATCGAGATCGGCGGCGCGCTCGCGCGATTGCATCTCGCGGCGCAGACCTACCGCGCGCGGCTCGCGAACCGGCGCGGTCCCGCGTGGTGGCGTCGCGCGGCGCGCTCCGTGCGCCCGTTCCTCGACGCGGCGCAGGCGAACCTGCTCGACGCCGAGCTCGCCTACCAGGCCGCCGCCGGCCGCATGACGCTGCCGAAGGCCGCGATCCACGGCGATCTCTTCCGCGACAACGTGCTGTTCGCTCAGGGCAAGGTCGCGGGCATCATCGACTTCGGTTTCGCGGCGACCGACTTCCTCGCCTACGACCTCGCGATCGCGGTGAACGACTGGTGCAGCGAACCGGACGGAGCGATCCATTCCGAACGCATGCGCGCGTTCGTCGGCGGCTACCAGGCGCTTCGTCCGCTCACGGGCGAGGAGCGCGCGCACTGGCCGACGCTCCTGCGTGCGGCTGCGCTGCGGTTCTGGCTGTCGCGCCTCTACGATCTCCACTTGCCGCGGCCGGGCGAGCTGGTGCATGCGCACGACCCCGCCGTCTTCGAGCGCATTCTCGCGCACCGCGTGACCGAGACGCCGTCGCTCCCGGTCGCGGACGCCGCATGAGCCGCGACGTGGACACGCCGCGCGACGTCGTCTTCACGGTGCACGAGGCGCGGCGCGGCGTCGCGTGGCTGCGCCAGGCCTGGACGCTGTTCTCGCGCGCCCGCGTACCCTGGCTCTTCATGCTCGCCACCTACTACATGGTGATGATGGCGATCGAACTCGTGCCGTTCGTCGGTCAGCTCGCGGTGCCGCTGGTCAAGCCGGTGTTCGCCGTGGGCTTCCTCGCCGCCGCCTGGACGCAGGAGCGCGGCGGTTCACCGCGCGTGCGCGATCTCTTCCTCGGCTTCCGCTCGAACCTCGCGGCGCTGCTCGTGCTGGGCGCCGTGTTCGTCGCCGGCATCACGCTCGCCGTGCTGTCGACGATGGTGGTCGACGGCGGCAAGCTGCTCGACGCGCTCACCTCGCCGGCGCCGGCGTCGGGCGAGGCGCGCGAGACCTGGGCCGCCACGCTCGCCGCGACGCTGCGCGATCCGCGCACGGTGCTCGCGATGCTCTTCGCGATCGTCGTCGCGCTGCCGACGCTGGCGGCGCTCTGGTTCGCCCCCGGTCTCGTCGTGTTCCAGGACCTGCCGGCGCCCGCCGCGCTCGGCTACTCGCTCAAGGCCGCGCTCGCGAACTGGCGGCCGCTCGTCTTCTACGGCTTCACGGTGTTCGCCGTGGGGGGGCTCCTGCCCGCGCTCGCCCTGGCGCTCATCTCGGCCGTGCTTCCGCCGTCGGCGATCGCGGTCCTCGCGATCGCGCTCCTGATGCCCTTCGCGTTCTTCTTCGCCGCGACACTGCACGTGTCCGACTACGTGAGCTACCGCGACGTGTTCCACGCCGGCGAGACGCTCGCACCGCTCACGCCGACGGCCGGGTCGCTGCGCGACTGACACCCTCCGCGATGGCGGCGACGGCATCCGCGCTCTGGCGTCGCGTGCTCCCCGGGCTCGCGCAGATCCTCGATCCGACGCCCGGCGCCTGGCGCGTCGATGCGCTCGCGGGCGCCGCGGTCGCGGTCGTGATGATCCCGTCGGTGCTGGCCTACGCCGAGCTGATGCGCCTGCCCGCCGCGGCGGGGCTCTACGCGGCGATCGGCTCGATGGCGGTCTACCTGCTCCTCACGCCGTCACGCCGGGTGATCGTCGGCCCGGACACGACGATCGCGCTCCTCGCGGCGAGCATCGTCGCCCCGCTGGCCATGGGCGATCCGCTGCGCACGGCGGCGCTCGCCTCGCTCGTCGCCATCATGACCGGCGTGGCGCTCGTGGCGGCCGCGCGCCTCGGACTGGGTCTCGCCGCCGACGCGCTCGCGCGGCCGGTGCTCGTCGGCTACGCGAACGGTGCCGCACTGGTGCTGATCGTCTCGCAGTTGGGCGCGCTCCTCGGCGTGAACCTCGAGAAGGAGACGTTCGGAGCGCGCACGATCGAGGCGATCGGCGCGCTGCCGTCCGCCCACATGCCGACGCTCGCGCTCGGCGCCACGCTGGTCGTCGTGCTGCTCATGTGCCGTCGCTGGGTCCCGCGCTTGCCGGGCGCGCTCGTCGCTTGCGCGATCGCGGTCGCGGCGGAGGTCGCCTTCTCGCTGCGCGAACACGGCGTCGCGATGCTTCCCGCCATCGCCCCGGGCGTGCCGGCGCCGGCGTTCCCCGACGTGTCGGTCGCCGACGTCCGCGACCTCGCCGGCGGCGCGCTCGCGCTCGCCTTCCTCACCTTCGCCGAAGGCGCGCTGCTCGCCCGCACGCTCGCCGAGCGGCGCGGCGAATCGGTGGATGCCGGCGCGGAGCTGCGCGCATTGGGCGCCGCCGACGTCGCCGCCGGACTCGCCGGAGGTTTCAACGTGGGCGCGAGCGGGTCGCGCTCGATCACCGCGGATGCCGCCGGGTCGATGTCGCAGCGGACCCAGCTCGTCGCGCTCGTCCTCCTCGCCGCGTTCGCCCTGTTTCTCGCGCCGTTCCTCGCATGGCTGCCGCGCGTCGCGCTCGCGGCGATCCTCGTCGCGGCGGGCATCCACCTCCTGGACCTTCGCGGCCTGCGCGTGCTGTGGCGGCTCGAGCGGCACGCGTTCGCCATCGCGATGGGCGTCACGATCGGCGTGCTCGTGCTGGGCGTGCTCCCCGGCATACTGATCGGCGTCGCGCTCGCGTTCCTCGAAGTGCTGGTCGAGGTCGCGCGTCCGCGCGACGCGGTGCTGCGCCGACGCCCCGGAGACACCCATTTCCACGACCTCGACGAGGACGAGCCGGGAGAGCCGACGCCCGGCGCCGTCGTCTACCGCCTCTACGCGCCGCTCGTGTTCGCGAACGCGAATCACGTCGCCGGCCGCATCCGCGAGGTGGTCTACGCGGCCGATCCGCAAACGCGCGTCGTCGTCCTCGACCTGCAGGCGGTGTGGGAGATCGACGTCACCGCCGCCGACGTGCTCACCGACTTGCACGACGAGTTCGAAGGTCGCGGAATCGACCTGCGGTTCGCGCGCGCGAACCGCCCGTTGCGCGAGCAGATCCACCGGATGCTCGCCGGGCACGACGCCGCCCACGAGCGGTTCTTCCCGTCGGCATCGGCGGCGGTCGACGACTATTTCGCGGCGAAAGGCGGTTCGCGCTGAACGGCCTCGCGGCGAGGCGCTGCCGTGGCGTCGGCGTTCGCGTTGTCGATCAAGTCGCCGACAGGATGCGCGGGCTGATCCGGGACCCATGCAGCCGGCTGGACATCAATCCGACCGGCGGTCGATAGGCCCCGAAGTTTCCTGTCGGGATCGCGTCTGCCCCCTGGGGGCGGCAAGGCGGGTGCGCAACCGACAGCGCGCTATGCGAAACCGCATCGCCTCCACGCACCGGTGGAGCGGTTCGTCCTACGCCGCCTCGAGCTTCGCGTACTCGAGCGCGAGCCACTTGACGCCGACCTCGCGGAAGTTGACCTGCACGCGTGCGTCGCTGCCGCGCCCTTCCGCGCCTACGATCACGCCCACGCCGAACTTGGCGTGGCGCACGTTCTGGCCGATCCGCCAGCCGGGCGCGTTCGTCTCCGGCACCGGAACATGGCGCGGCTTGCCCCACTCGGCCTCGTCGACGTCGATCGCGCCGTAGCGCGTGCGCGCGGGGGAGAGCCAGGCGACGAGTTCGCGCGGGAGTTCGTCGAGGAACCGGCTCGCGACGTGCCAGCGGGTCTGGCCGTGCAGCATGCGCGACTGCGCGTGCGTCAGGTAGAGCCGCCGCCGGGCGCGCGTGAGCGCGACGTACATGAGCCGGCGCTCCTCCTCGGGCCCGTCCATCTCGTTCAGGCTGTTCTCGTGCGGGAACAGGCCCTCCTCGAGCCCGGTGACGAACACCGTGTGGAACTCGAGGCCCTTCGCCGAGTGCACGGTCATCAACT is a genomic window containing:
- a CDS encoding SulP family inorganic anion transporter, which translates into the protein MAATASALWRRVLPGLAQILDPTPGAWRVDALAGAAVAVVMIPSVLAYAELMRLPAAAGLYAAIGSMAVYLLLTPSRRVIVGPDTTIALLAASIVAPLAMGDPLRTAALASLVAIMTGVALVAAARLGLGLAADALARPVLVGYANGAALVLIVSQLGALLGVNLEKETFGARTIEAIGALPSAHMPTLALGATLVVVLLMCRRWVPRLPGALVACAIAVAAEVAFSLREHGVAMLPAIAPGVPAPAFPDVSVADVRDLAGGALALAFLTFAEGALLARTLAERRGESVDAGAELRALGAADVAAGLAGGFNVGASGSRSITADAAGSMSQRTQLVALVLLAAFALFLAPFLAWLPRVALAAILVAAGIHLLDLRGLRVLWRLERHAFAIAMGVTIGVLVLGVLPGILIGVALAFLEVLVEVARPRDAVLRRRPGDTHFHDLDEDEPGEPTPGAVVYRLYAPLVFANANHVAGRIREVVYAADPQTRVVVLDLQAVWEIDVTAADVLTDLHDEFEGRGIDLRFARANRPLREQIHRMLAGHDAAHERFFPSASAAVDDYFAAKGGSR
- a CDS encoding homoserine kinase; translation: MSVYTTVSAEDLDAWLARYPLGRLLACDPIRSGIENTNYFVTTERGRYVLTLYERLPADELPFYLNLMAHLARAGVAVPAPSADRSGAYFSMLCGKPASLVDRIDGEAHLVPGVNDCIEIGGALARLHLAAQTYRARLANRRGPAWWRRAARSVRPFLDAAQANLLDAELAYQAAAGRMTLPKAAIHGDLFRDNVLFAQGKVAGIIDFGFAATDFLAYDLAIAVNDWCSEPDGAIHSERMRAFVGGYQALRPLTGEERAHWPTLLRAAALRFWLSRLYDLHLPRPGELVHAHDPAVFERILAHRVTETPSLPVADAA